A single window of Butyricicoccus intestinisimiae DNA harbors:
- a CDS encoding S-layer homology domain-containing protein has protein sequence MNQKFKRILSLFLSLLMGMSALPAYAAPEQAADQSSTTSQTAETNTETNKTAAKQKISASGSITVGDEQVPFSMDESDINAAMVADNSEDTTVDTSDPAVKSVKKELKNIRVKSTKADGTEEKKKLTAEQQQQVLVMFQNYQDNWKANADVLGAQLPFYMQYNDKGEDGLGVLGEMLILANKTVDDVRNGNYSFDDLVGTIRTFMYGDQLGVEYYGGTVRDKRDDAIEAVKASGAKTEYQKLLVLNDWLASQDTFDMSYIMNMGKDTPTMAAETPKDPDHYKDVHDTLYADYESQIRSNFHDQIYAGVKENFRQEYYKGAIKKAIYLRSLGKAEEDATAEEKTAANEQADAYMKDNEKDISKDPEGFIKENFGENAQAMIDGVEASLEDAEKNGVDVKGDGNKVTFEQMTQNSMATDKIADLDKDGVNEATANEAIPAYAEQAAQGLTDGVINYWESNQFGALALGKSVCLGYSKTYAYLIQCMHPEIYGKNGASTDMSKADNWKEAKDLYTFSSDGKKVNTDGNYSVDLVRITFKANVTMYGETQPDFNSDHFWNAVKVGKEWYYVDPCYTDCYSEVMTRDRVETDGYMNHMYFMFSDTTARNLYDGYFQTLNTAYKDIATDKTYEDAWFARAKSDVSSDGTNMYYVYDSTNLIKRLNDSQQDQTTTSQEDTKYKLVSHPITNKDSGDGDTDYKTLIDFTYKPDSDKDDTVVQVYNPETKNMETNDMLTELYAKHAEQADIYPSIAITCAQYEGKLYFNLSNYILSYDLTSGEVATVKKYDTVYGKRDKTNAFGGMSFALVNSADGADFTFRDHPIAGISLKSDGKLYVSVATNLAYISGKDDVSNRTKPTDSKDYTIDSKDNGYGYEFEESNYNPDYSNYSNDKYSDSMMEQFGYTREINDNDEFMWVANLRGTEAMSSIAGESVEYKKETCDHHYIHFDETYFTKKKDSDGNKTDEWNTGESYVCTVCGKSVEEPTEPKKNSMGSNSDYEKKKAQYDKDKAEYDEVVKNAGHTYTAKDPKWTKNDDGTYSVTFDTLVCSSVCEKEKNQRDCLVNDDTITIKLNNPVTAQAEITKTEGACTDEGGVKVTYTATGEAEGHKYTVSNVVETGKGEHTLKSEFKWTKLEDGGYSATVSAKCEVCGAEEKDVQAEVTSEKKDATCTEDAQITYTAKATCLGQELTETKAAEVQEGTALGHDYKKSIVWNDDKTAATGEFTCSRCEFKEEVPAEVKTETKPATCTENGETTAYAKAELKDKDGKVIQTVESTVVTETIPALGHDYESKFDWAEDGSSAKLTLTCKRGDDKQTPEVKVAKDEQNSVAATCDKAGKNVFVATATYDGKDYTDTYTVELPATGHTYKGDGVIVWGENDKSAVGQFTCDTCKAVTEVKADVTEKTDNATCTTGGKVTYTAKAELKDKDGKVLATATDTKETTVDALGHDYESKFDWAEDGSSAKLTLTCKRGDDKQTPEVKVAKDEKNSVAPTCTKAGKNVFTATATYEGKDYTDTKEVEVPATGHTYKGDGVIVWGENDKSAVGQFTCDTCKAVTEVKADIKNESKAATCTEDGITKTIATAELKDKDGKVLATATDSKETVIKATGHDYDAKFTWAEDGSSATVALTCKKCNDKQNPKVTTAKDEKSSVAPTCTEAGKNVFHATVEGYDFTDTKEVELPALGHKYKGAIKWSEDYKSANAEFTCEACKDVQHVNADVAAKTDDATCTTGGKVTYTAKAELKDKAGKVLATATESKTVDVQALGHEYESKFDWAEDASSAKATLTCKRGDDKQTIDAVIAKDEKSSVAPTCTEAGKNVFVATATYDGKDYTDTKEVAVPALGHKYKGAIKWSEDFKSATAEFTCENCKDVQTVKANVTAKTDDATCTTGGKVTYTAKAELKDKNGKVLATAADTKETTVDALGHDYESKFDWAEDASSAKATLTCKRCNDKQTVDAVVAKDEKSSVAPTCTEAGKNVFTATATYEGKNYTDTKEVAVPALGHHYVDGVCDRCGAIKLPFTDVNEGDWFYDKVAYVYHHKLMTGTSETTFEPNATLTRAMMVQILYNKEGRPAATTNGNPYTDVPKDQWYYNAVQWAYENKITSGTSETTFEPNSEVTREQFARFMYNYAGNPAVSGKLDFVDADQVSDWAYDAMVWANQNNIILGKKKSDGSVVLDPRGNATRAEAATILMGYCKAQENQ, from the coding sequence ATGAATCAAAAATTCAAACGAATTTTGAGTCTGTTCCTGTCTTTACTCATGGGCATGTCGGCATTGCCGGCATATGCAGCTCCGGAGCAGGCGGCAGACCAGTCCTCCACAACATCACAGACCGCTGAAACAAACACAGAGACAAACAAAACTGCTGCCAAGCAGAAAATCTCTGCAAGCGGTTCGATTACCGTAGGAGACGAGCAGGTTCCGTTCAGCATGGACGAGTCTGACATCAATGCAGCAATGGTTGCGGATAATTCCGAGGATACAACCGTTGATACATCTGATCCGGCTGTCAAGTCCGTAAAGAAGGAACTGAAAAACATTCGAGTAAAGTCTACCAAGGCAGACGGCACCGAAGAAAAGAAAAAGCTGACCGCAGAACAGCAGCAGCAGGTTCTGGTTATGTTCCAGAATTATCAGGACAACTGGAAGGCAAATGCAGACGTACTGGGTGCACAGCTTCCGTTCTACATGCAGTACAATGACAAGGGCGAAGACGGTCTCGGCGTTCTGGGCGAGATGCTGATTCTGGCGAATAAAACTGTAGATGATGTCAGAAACGGCAACTACAGCTTTGACGATCTGGTTGGCACTATCCGCACTTTCATGTACGGCGATCAGCTGGGTGTAGAGTACTATGGCGGCACTGTACGCGACAAGCGCGACGACGCCATCGAGGCTGTCAAGGCATCCGGCGCAAAGACCGAGTATCAGAAGCTGTTGGTTCTGAATGACTGGCTGGCATCGCAGGATACGTTTGATATGTCCTATATCATGAATATGGGCAAGGATACTCCTACCATGGCGGCGGAGACTCCGAAGGATCCGGATCATTATAAGGATGTACATGATACGCTGTATGCTGATTATGAATCGCAGATTCGCAGCAACTTCCATGATCAGATCTATGCGGGAGTTAAAGAAAATTTCCGTCAAGAGTACTACAAAGGAGCAATCAAGAAAGCAATTTATCTTCGGTCTTTAGGTAAGGCTGAAGAAGATGCAACAGCTGAAGAGAAGACTGCTGCAAATGAGCAGGCAGATGCCTATATGAAGGACAATGAGAAAGACATTTCCAAGGATCCAGAAGGCTTCATCAAGGAAAACTTTGGCGAAAATGCACAAGCCATGATTGATGGCGTAGAAGCATCGCTTGAAGACGCGGAAAAAAATGGCGTAGATGTTAAAGGCGATGGAAATAAAGTAACCTTTGAGCAGATGACCCAAAATTCCATGGCAACCGATAAGATTGCTGACTTGGATAAGGACGGCGTAAATGAAGCAACTGCGAATGAGGCGATTCCGGCCTATGCAGAGCAGGCTGCACAAGGATTGACTGACGGTGTTATCAACTACTGGGAAAGCAACCAGTTTGGTGCGCTGGCACTTGGCAAATCCGTTTGCTTGGGTTACTCCAAGACCTATGCATATCTGATTCAGTGCATGCATCCGGAAATCTACGGCAAGAACGGCGCTTCTACCGATATGTCCAAGGCGGACAACTGGAAGGAAGCCAAGGATCTGTACACCTTCAGCTCTGACGGCAAGAAGGTGAACACCGATGGCAACTACAGTGTAGACTTGGTTCGTATTACGTTCAAGGCTAATGTTACCATGTATGGTGAGACGCAGCCGGACTTCAACTCCGACCATTTCTGGAATGCAGTCAAGGTAGGTAAAGAGTGGTATTATGTTGACCCGTGCTACACCGACTGCTACAGTGAAGTTATGACGCGCGACCGCGTGGAGACCGATGGTTACATGAACCATATGTACTTCATGTTCAGCGATACGACCGCAAGAAATCTGTACGATGGCTACTTCCAGACATTGAATACGGCTTATAAGGATATAGCTACCGACAAGACCTATGAGGACGCTTGGTTTGCTCGTGCAAAGAGCGATGTCAGCTCGGATGGCACGAACATGTACTATGTATATGATTCTACCAACCTGATTAAGCGGCTCAATGATTCACAGCAGGATCAGACGACAACTTCTCAGGAAGATACGAAGTATAAGCTGGTCAGCCACCCGATTACCAATAAGGATTCCGGCGATGGCGATACCGATTATAAGACCCTGATTGATTTCACCTACAAGCCGGATTCCGACAAGGACGATACGGTTGTTCAGGTTTACAATCCGGAAACCAAGAATATGGAAACCAATGATATGCTGACCGAGCTGTATGCAAAGCATGCAGAACAGGCTGATATCTATCCGTCTATCGCAATCACTTGCGCACAGTATGAGGGTAAGCTGTACTTTAACCTGTCTAACTACATCCTGAGCTATGATTTGACCAGCGGTGAAGTTGCAACTGTCAAGAAGTACGATACCGTTTATGGCAAGCGCGACAAGACCAACGCATTCGGCGGCATGTCGTTCGCTCTGGTAAACAGCGCAGATGGCGCAGACTTTACGTTCCGCGATCATCCGATTGCAGGCATCAGCCTGAAGAGCGATGGCAAGCTGTATGTTTCCGTCGCAACCAATCTGGCTTACATCTCCGGTAAGGATGATGTAAGCAACCGTACCAAGCCGACCGATTCTAAGGATTATACCATTGACAGCAAGGACAATGGCTATGGTTACGAATTTGAGGAAAGCAACTACAATCCGGACTACAGCAACTACAGCAACGATAAGTACAGCGATTCGATGATGGAGCAGTTCGGATACACAAGAGAAATCAACGACAACGATGAGTTCATGTGGGTCGCAAACCTGAGAGGTACCGAGGCAATGTCCAGCATCGCTGGCGAGAGCGTTGAGTACAAGAAGGAAACTTGCGATCATCATTACATCCATTTTGACGAAACCTACTTCACCAAGAAGAAGGATTCTGACGGCAATAAGACCGATGAATGGAACACTGGCGAGAGCTATGTCTGCACGGTTTGCGGCAAGTCTGTAGAGGAGCCGACCGAACCGAAGAAGAACAGCATGGGCAGCAACAGTGACTACGAAAAGAAAAAGGCACAGTATGATAAGGACAAGGCAGAATACGACGAAGTTGTAAAGAATGCCGGCCATACCTATACTGCAAAGGATCCGAAGTGGACCAAGAACGATGACGGCACCTATTCCGTAACCTTCGATACGCTGGTTTGCTCCTCTGTTTGTGAGAAGGAAAAGAATCAGCGCGACTGCTTGGTCAATGATGATACCATCACGATTAAGCTGAACAATCCGGTTACAGCACAGGCAGAAATCACCAAGACCGAAGGCGCTTGCACCGATGAAGGCGGCGTAAAGGTAACGTATACCGCTACCGGCGAGGCTGAAGGTCACAAGTACACCGTAAGCAACGTTGTAGAGACCGGCAAGGGCGAGCACACCCTGAAGTCTGAGTTCAAGTGGACCAAGCTTGAGGACGGCGGCTATTCCGCTACCGTTTCTGCAAAGTGCGAAGTTTGCGGCGCAGAAGAGAAGGACGTACAGGCGGAAGTAACTTCTGAAAAGAAGGATGCAACCTGCACAGAAGATGCGCAGATTACTTATACTGCAAAGGCAACCTGTCTGGGTCAGGAACTGACCGAAACAAAGGCTGCTGAAGTACAGGAAGGTACTGCTCTGGGTCACGATTACAAGAAGTCCATCGTATGGAACGACGACAAAACAGCAGCAACTGGTGAGTTCACCTGCTCTCGCTGCGAGTTTAAGGAAGAAGTTCCGGCTGAGGTAAAAACCGAGACCAAACCGGCAACCTGCACCGAAAACGGCGAGACCACAGCTTATGCAAAGGCAGAGCTGAAGGACAAGGACGGCAAGGTTATTCAGACTGTTGAGAGCACCGTCGTTACTGAGACGATTCCGGCACTGGGTCACGATTACGAGTCTAAGTTCGACTGGGCAGAAGATGGTTCTTCTGCAAAGCTGACGCTGACCTGTAAGAGAGGCGACGACAAGCAGACTCCGGAAGTTAAGGTAGCGAAGGACGAGCAGAACAGTGTTGCAGCAACCTGTGACAAGGCTGGCAAGAACGTATTCGTTGCAACTGCAACTTATGACGGCAAGGACTACACCGACACATACACTGTAGAGCTTCCGGCAACCGGTCATACCTATAAGGGCGATGGCGTAATTGTTTGGGGCGAGAATGATAAGTCTGCTGTTGGACAGTTTACCTGTGATACTTGCAAGGCTGTGACAGAAGTGAAGGCTGACGTAACAGAAAAGACCGATAATGCAACCTGCACGACCGGCGGCAAGGTAACGTACACCGCAAAGGCAGAGCTGAAGGACAAGGACGGCAAGGTTCTTGCAACCGCAACCGATACCAAGGAAACCACTGTTGATGCACTGGGTCACGATTACGAGTCTAAGTTCGACTGGGCAGAAGACGGTTCTTCTGCAAAGCTGACGCTGACCTGTAAGAGAGGCGACGACAAGCAGACTCCGGAAGTTAAGGTAGCGAAGGACGAGAAGAACAGTGTTGCACCGACCTGCACCAAAGCTGGCAAGAACGTATTCACTGCAACCGCAACCTACGAGGGCAAGGACTACACCGACACCAAGGAAGTAGAAGTTCCGGCAACCGGTCATACCTATAAGGGCGATGGCGTAATTGTTTGGGGCGAGAATGATAAGTCTGCTGTTGGACAGTTTACCTGTGATACTTGCAAGGCTGTAACAGAAGTGAAGGCTGATATTAAGAACGAGAGCAAGGCAGCCACCTGCACAGAAGATGGCATCACAAAGACAATTGCTACAGCAGAGTTGAAGGACAAGGACGGCAAGGTTCTTGCAACCGCAACCGACTCGAAGGAAACTGTAATCAAGGCAACCGGTCATGATTATGACGCGAAGTTTACGTGGGCAGAGGACGGTTCTTCCGCAACCGTTGCGCTGACCTGTAAGAAGTGCAATGATAAGCAGAATCCGAAGGTAACAACAGCCAAGGATGAAAAGAGCAGTGTTGCACCGACTTGTACCGAAGCTGGCAAGAATGTATTCCATGCAACGGTTGAAGGATACGATTTCACCGACACCAAGGAAGTAGAGCTTCCGGCACTGGGTCACAAGTACAAGGGCGCAATCAAGTGGAGCGAGGATTACAAGTCTGCAAATGCAGAGTTCACCTGCGAAGCTTGTAAGGACGTACAGCATGTCAATGCTGACGTAGCTGCAAAGACCGATGATGCAACCTGCACCACCGGCGGCAAGGTAACGTACACCGCAAAGGCAGAGCTGAAGGACAAGGCTGGCAAGGTTCTTGCAACCGCAACCGAGTCCAAGACTGTGGATGTACAGGCACTGGGTCATGAGTACGAGTCTAAGTTCGACTGGGCAGAAGATGCTTCTTCCGCAAAGGCAACGCTGACCTGTAAGAGAGGCGACGACAAGCAGACTATTGACGCAGTTATTGCCAAGGACGAGAAGAGCAGTGTCGCACCGACCTGCACCGAAGCTGGCAAGAATGTATTCGTTGCAACTGCGACTTATGACGGCAAGGACTACACCGACACCAAGGAAGTAGCAGTTCCGGCACTGGGTCACAAGTACAAGGGTGCAATCAAGTGGAGCGAGGACTTCAAGTCTGCAACTGCAGAGTTTACCTGCGAAAATTGTAAGGATGTTCAGACTGTCAAGGCTAACGTAACCGCAAAGACCGATGATGCAACCTGCACGACCGGCGGCAAGGTAACGTACACCGCAAAGGCAGAGCTGAAGGACAAGAACGGCAAGGTTCTTGCAACCGCAGCCGATACCAAGGAAACCACTGTTGATGCACTGGGTCACGATTACGAGTCTAAGTTTGACTGGGCAGAAGATGCTTCTTCCGCAAAGGCAACGCTGACCTGTAAGAGATGCAATGACAAGCAGACTGTTGACGCAGTTGTTGCCAAGGACGAGAAGAGCAGTGTCGCACCGACCTGCACCGAAGCTGGCAAGAATGTATTCACTGCAACCGCAACCTACGAAGGCAAGAACTACACCGACACCAAGGAAGTAGCAGTTCCGGCACTGGGTCACCACTATGTTGATGGTGTTTGTGATCGTTGCGGTGCAATCAAGCTGCCGTTTACCGATGTAAACGAGGGCGATTGGTTCTACGACAAGGTAGCATATGTATATCACCATAAGCTGATGACGGGCACTTCTGAGACGACCTTTGAGCCGAACGCAACACTGACCCGTGCGATGATGGTTCAGATTCTGTACAACAAGGAAGGTCGACCGGCAGCAACCACGAACGGAAATCCGTACACGGACGTTCCGAAGGATCAGTGGTACTACAATGCTGTACAGTGGGCATATGAAAACAAGATCACGAGCGGTACCAGCGAAACGACCTTTGAGCCGAACAGCGAGGTTACCCGTGAGCAGTTTGCACGGTTCATGTACAACTATGCAGGCAATCCGGCAGTTAGCGGCAAGCTTGACTTTGTAGATGCTGATCAGGTTTCTGATTGGGCATATGACGCAATGGTTTGGGCAAACCAGAACAACATTATCCTTGGTAAGAAAAAGAGCGATGGCAGCGTTGTTCTTGATCCGAGAGGAAATGCAACCCGTGCTGAAGCAGCAACCATTCTGATGGGATACTGCAAGGCGCAGGAAAATCAGTAA
- a CDS encoding class I adenylate-forming enzyme family protein: MNKTLTGKPSVDRPWMQYYPPQMIEGLSIPEQTVAEYLEERCPGSDVVAMHYYGTDITWKELNEQVDKTARALRALGFGEGDQIPTFLRSVPEFLYLLLAAERIGASLLCRDNTIEENVDAVKKSGAKIIFAHDFLSHDDLNAYRNGAGVHGAVLLSPLRSADRTQMPDYCWDYMDSLYSDYPAYGPCTMSWDAFLHQGDGFTGTVEAPRDIDRPLFRAYTSGSTGPSKQVIHSAHTMIGNMHQMNFYGGASDFRPTWMVTLLPPTLVAVVVAMLLMPLASNKLLILSPFVDVNDVDLELMRYRPNAWPLIPMFIEIVMRNGRVPDDYDMSHLFAAGAGCEAYNNNQLKRAQKFLNDHNCKARFTTGYGCSEAGSNMTLPMTPHPIGNGNVGVPMPLTVISIFKPGTEEELTYNTMGEICQCSPGTMMGYDDPKATAKAIKVHSDGKRWLHTGDIGYMAEDGTIYALTRGSAQRYGGGELMTLPMENRLADANIPGIDDEFFVIIQDPEHHHCFVPYLFVVLEDGYTVDDIREKVAACLEDYMQPVEIYALPERPFFHFKTNRIGMVKAICEGTLGKK, encoded by the coding sequence ATGAACAAAACGTTGACTGGCAAGCCGAGCGTAGATCGTCCGTGGATGCAGTATTATCCGCCGCAGATGATTGAGGGGCTGAGCATTCCGGAGCAGACAGTGGCAGAGTATCTGGAGGAGCGCTGCCCGGGAAGCGATGTTGTAGCCATGCATTATTACGGCACAGACATTACATGGAAAGAATTGAACGAACAGGTCGACAAGACAGCCCGCGCACTGCGCGCGTTGGGATTTGGTGAGGGAGACCAGATTCCGACTTTCCTGCGTTCGGTTCCGGAGTTTTTGTATCTGCTTTTGGCAGCAGAACGAATCGGTGCATCGTTGCTCTGCCGCGATAACACGATTGAGGAAAATGTGGACGCGGTGAAAAAATCCGGTGCAAAGATTATTTTTGCACATGATTTTCTATCGCATGATGACCTGAATGCATACCGCAATGGTGCCGGTGTGCACGGTGCGGTTTTGCTCAGCCCGCTGCGCAGCGCCGACCGGACACAGATGCCGGATTATTGCTGGGATTATATGGATTCGCTTTACAGCGACTATCCTGCATACGGCCCGTGCACGATGTCTTGGGATGCATTCCTGCATCAGGGTGACGGATTTACCGGTACCGTAGAGGCGCCGAGAGACATTGACCGTCCGCTGTTCCGCGCATATACCAGCGGTTCGACCGGTCCGTCCAAGCAGGTTATTCATTCTGCACACACAATGATCGGCAACATGCATCAGATGAATTTCTATGGCGGTGCCAGCGATTTTCGCCCGACATGGATGGTAACACTTTTGCCGCCGACGCTGGTTGCCGTGGTGGTAGCTATGCTGCTGATGCCGCTGGCATCCAACAAGCTGTTGATTCTGTCTCCGTTTGTTGATGTCAATGACGTGGACTTGGAACTCATGCGCTATCGCCCCAATGCGTGGCCGCTGATTCCGATGTTCATTGAAATTGTGATGAGAAACGGCCGTGTGCCAGACGATTATGACATGTCGCATCTGTTTGCGGCTGGCGCAGGCTGTGAGGCGTACAACAACAACCAGCTCAAGCGTGCACAAAAATTCCTGAATGACCACAATTGCAAGGCGCGCTTCACAACCGGATACGGCTGCAGCGAGGCAGGTTCGAATATGACGCTGCCGATGACACCGCATCCGATTGGAAACGGCAACGTTGGCGTGCCGATGCCGCTGACCGTGATATCCATTTTTAAGCCTGGCACAGAGGAAGAGCTGACCTATAATACAATGGGTGAGATTTGCCAGTGCAGCCCCGGAACCATGATGGGATATGATGACCCGAAGGCAACAGCAAAGGCAATCAAGGTTCATTCGGATGGCAAGAGATGGCTGCACACCGGTGATATTGGCTATATGGCAGAGGACGGCACAATCTATGCGCTGACACGTGGTTCTGCACAACGCTATGGCGGCGGAGAGCTGATGACACTGCCGATGGAGAACCGTCTGGCAGATGCCAACATTCCGGGCATTGATGATGAGTTCTTCGTTATCATTCAAGATCCGGAGCATCACCATTGCTTCGTACCGTATCTGTTTGTCGTGCTGGAAGACGGATACACAGTGGACGACATTCGCGAGAAAGTCGCTGCATGCTTGGAGGATTACATGCAGCCGGTTGAAATTTATGCACTGCCGGAACGCCCGTTCTTCCACTTTAAGACCAACCGCATTGGCATGGTAAAGGCAATTTGCGAGGGGACTTTGGGAAAAAAGTAA
- a CDS encoding MFS transporter produces MLVGALASGVTTHVPNYLMSVGWTTQGTGYILSVYSIVVLVATIIAGFMMDRWGIQKTVLTMSVLIVLGMICLYLSEFNMNFAWGYCVFFGLTMSLPRMLPSLLTSTVFGTKDYAGIYAFLNLFFLIGAAVGSVLTSILQGILGYGITWMIYAGFAILLFCCVTVALSNGNKLRTVYPDGELA; encoded by the coding sequence ATGCTGGTCGGTGCTTTGGCATCCGGCGTCACGACGCATGTTCCCAATTATTTGATGTCTGTCGGCTGGACGACGCAAGGAACAGGCTATATTTTGTCTGTATACTCTATTGTCGTTTTGGTTGCCACGATTATTGCAGGATTTATGATGGATCGCTGGGGCATTCAAAAAACGGTGCTTACCATGTCTGTTTTGATTGTACTCGGCATGATTTGCCTGTACTTATCAGAGTTCAACATGAATTTTGCGTGGGGATACTGTGTGTTCTTCGGGCTTACGATGAGCCTGCCGAGAATGCTTCCGTCTCTTTTGACTTCCACAGTATTCGGCACAAAGGATTATGCAGGAATCTATGCGTTTTTGAATCTGTTCTTCCTGATTGGTGCAGCGGTCGGCTCTGTGCTGACGAGCATTTTGCAGGGCATCTTGGGATATGGCATCACGTGGATGATTTATGCAGGATTTGCAATCTTGCTGTTCTGCTGCGTGACGGTTGCACTGTCTAACGGAAATAAACTTCGCACGGTATATCCGGATGGAGAGCTGGCGTAA
- a CDS encoding helix-turn-helix transcriptional regulator, translating into MKTRVKELRQAAEMTQLQLAKRVHVSSRTIISIERGQYNPSLMLAYRIAQVFGVSVEDLCCLEENKQEEDKQYEGL; encoded by the coding sequence ATGAAAACAAGAGTCAAAGAGCTGCGGCAAGCGGCAGAAATGACACAGCTTCAGCTGGCAAAACGCGTGCATGTGTCATCACGCACGATTATTTCCATTGAACGAGGACAGTACAATCCATCGCTCATGCTGGCATATCGCATTGCACAGGTGTTCGGCGTCAGCGTAGAAGATTTATGTTGCTTGGAGGAAAACAAGCAGGAGGAGGATAAACAATATGAAGGTTTATAA
- a CDS encoding metal ABC transporter permease has product MSFLDTLAFYFAYPFVRYALIVGVLIALCSSLLGVTLVLKRFSFIGDGLSHVAFGAIAIAAVLNLSNQMILVFPITIVCAILLLRTGQNTKIKGDAAIAMISVGALAIGYLIMNLFSASSNVSGDVCSTLFGSTSILTLTQGEVWLCAILSLVVIAIFILFYNKIFAVTFDENFALSAGTNANAYNLLIAIVIAVIIVLAMNLVGSLLISALVIFPALSAMRVFQNFRAVTICSAVLSVICAFLGILVSILASTPVGSTIVAVNIVAFALFCAVGKLKI; this is encoded by the coding sequence ATGAGTTTCTTGGACACACTGGCATTTTATTTTGCCTATCCGTTTGTTCGATACGCGTTGATTGTCGGCGTACTCATTGCGCTGTGCTCCTCTCTGCTCGGCGTGACGCTGGTGCTCAAGCGGTTTTCCTTCATCGGAGACGGTCTTTCCCACGTCGCGTTCGGCGCCATCGCCATAGCAGCGGTTCTCAATCTGTCCAACCAAATGATTTTGGTCTTTCCAATCACCATTGTGTGCGCGATTTTGCTGCTGCGCACCGGACAAAACACAAAAATCAAGGGTGACGCCGCCATTGCTATGATTTCTGTCGGAGCACTGGCAATTGGTTATCTGATTATGAATCTGTTCTCCGCTTCCTCCAATGTATCCGGTGATGTGTGCAGTACACTGTTCGGCTCTACCTCTATTCTGACCCTGACGCAGGGAGAGGTTTGGCTGTGTGCGATTCTGTCGCTCGTTGTCATTGCTATCTTTATTTTGTTCTACAACAAAATTTTTGCTGTGACTTTTGATGAAAATTTTGCGCTGTCCGCAGGAACCAACGCCAACGCATACAATCTGCTCATTGCAATTGTCATTGCCGTTATCATTGTCTTGGCGATGAATTTGGTCGGCTCGCTGCTGATTTCCGCACTGGTCATCTTCCCTGCGCTGTCCGCGATGCGCGTATTTCAAAACTTCCGCGCTGTGACCATTTGTTCCGCGGTGTTGTCCGTCATCTGCGCATTCTTGGGAATCCTTGTTTCCATTCTCGCCAGCACACCGGTCGGTTCTACCATCGTTGCGGTCAATATTGTTGCGTTTGCGTTGTTCTGTGCAGTCGGCAAACTGAAAATTTAA
- a CDS encoding metal ABC transporter ATP-binding protein produces MALITCKDLVLGYDGRAITQAFDFSVHTGDYLCIVGENGSGKSTLIKTLLHLQPPISGSIEAGDGLRPNEIGYLPQQTAVQRDFPASIREVVISGCQGRCGLRPFYNREEKKLAAEMIHKLGLDGMENRCYRELSGGQQQRVLLARALCATQKVLLLDEPVAGLDPKVTTEMYRIIDDLNKQDGITIIMISHDMDAALHYATHILHIGETSFYGTKAQYLNSKIGKRFASLEGSDAQ; encoded by the coding sequence ATGGCACTCATTACCTGTAAAGACTTGGTTCTCGGCTACGACGGCCGAGCCATCACACAAGCATTTGATTTTTCCGTTCACACCGGCGACTATTTGTGCATCGTCGGCGAAAACGGTTCCGGTAAATCCACGCTTATCAAAACGCTGCTGCATTTACAGCCGCCCATCAGCGGCAGCATTGAAGCCGGAGACGGTCTCCGCCCCAATGAAATCGGCTATCTGCCGCAGCAAACAGCAGTACAGCGCGACTTTCCGGCTTCTATCCGCGAAGTTGTCATTTCCGGCTGTCAAGGGCGCTGCGGACTGCGTCCCTTTTATAATCGCGAGGAAAAAAAGCTTGCCGCAGAAATGATACACAAGCTGGGGCTGGACGGCATGGAAAACCGCTGCTACCGAGAGCTTTCCGGCGGACAGCAGCAGCGCGTTCTGCTCGCACGTGCTCTGTGCGCCACGCAAAAGGTTTTGCTGCTCGACGAACCGGTTGCTGGTCTCGACCCGAAAGTCACCACCGAGATGTACCGCATCATTGATGACCTGAACAAGCAGGACGGCATCACCATTATCATGATTTCTCATGATATGGATGCTGCTCTGCACTATGCGACTCACATCCTTCACATCGGTGAGACCTCGTTCTATGGCACCAAGGCACAATATCTCAACAGCAAAATCGGCAAACGCTTTGCCTCTCTGGAAGGAAGTGACGCACAATGA